One genomic window of Micropterus dolomieu isolate WLL.071019.BEF.003 ecotype Adirondacks linkage group LG14, ASM2129224v1, whole genome shotgun sequence includes the following:
- the LOC123982451 gene encoding 5-hydroxytryptamine receptor 3A-like isoform X1, translated as MEVAFLTNGLYHNITMKRRSLLHIVNFMLPVLFFLCLDLASFLISDRGGEKLSFKVTVLLAVTVLQLILNEILPSTSDKIPLIVTYCIGSFALMMLSLLETILVMHLMDKDSASQDNEANKDQSLSEDCGDKHGSVNLHSCLRDKKWTQSGSACDMSTVKSQSELLSVAKEVSTQRFAL; from the exons ATGGAGGTGGCCTTTCTGACCAATGGCCTGTACCACAAT ATCACCATGAAGAGGCGGTCTCTCCTGCACATTGTCAACTTCATGTTGCCCGTTCTGTTCTTCTTGTGTCTGGACTTGGCCTCCTTCCTGATCTCAGACAGAGGGGGCGAAAAGCTCAGCTTCAAGGTCACTGTGCTGCTTGCTGTCACTGTGTTACAACTTATTCTGAATGAAATTCTGCCTTCCACGTCAGACAAGATTCCACTTATAG TGACTTACTGTATTGGGAGTTTTGCATTGATGATGCTCAGCCTCCTGGAGACGATTTTGGTGATGCATCTGATGGACAAAGACTCTGCATCCCAAGACAATGAGGCAAATAAAGACCAAAGCCTGAGTGAGGACTGTGGGGACAAACATGGCAGTGTCAACTTACACAGCTGTTTGAGAG ACAAGAAATGGACTCAAAGTGGGTCTGCCTGTGACATGTCTACTGTTAAATCTCAGTCTGAACTGCTGTCAGTGGCCAAAGAGGTTAGCACACAAAGGTTTGCCCTTTAA
- the LOC123982451 gene encoding 5-hydroxytryptamine receptor 3A-like isoform X2, whose protein sequence is MEVAFLTNGLYHNITMKRRSLLHIVNFMLPVLFFLCLDLASFLISDRGGEKLSFKVTVLLAVTVLQLILNEILPSTSDKIPLIVTYCIGSFALMMLSLLETILVMHLMDKDSASQDNEANKDQSLSEDCGDKHGSVNLHSCLRG, encoded by the exons ATGGAGGTGGCCTTTCTGACCAATGGCCTGTACCACAAT ATCACCATGAAGAGGCGGTCTCTCCTGCACATTGTCAACTTCATGTTGCCCGTTCTGTTCTTCTTGTGTCTGGACTTGGCCTCCTTCCTGATCTCAGACAGAGGGGGCGAAAAGCTCAGCTTCAAGGTCACTGTGCTGCTTGCTGTCACTGTGTTACAACTTATTCTGAATGAAATTCTGCCTTCCACGTCAGACAAGATTCCACTTATAG TGACTTACTGTATTGGGAGTTTTGCATTGATGATGCTCAGCCTCCTGGAGACGATTTTGGTGATGCATCTGATGGACAAAGACTCTGCATCCCAAGACAATGAGGCAAATAAAGACCAAAGCCTGAGTGAGGACTGTGGGGACAAACATGGCAGTGTCAACTTACACAGCTGTTTGAGAG GGTAG